A stretch of the Haloarcula ordinaria genome encodes the following:
- a CDS encoding ATP-binding protein, translating into MRAETPEDVATIVVEAVRDILDIPVNSVHLRTSSADRLEPVAWTDEARELVGPLPSFEPGRGLAWRVYESGTIETFDDVSTIEDRYNPETNVQSEIILPLREHGVLLAGSTAAAAFDESDVSLAKTLTATATAALERIERTEALGLERHRLQTLFEMVPEPIVRIRLEDGHPVLEDGNQAFEETFGHSVDEAAGESINDLIVPPDRRSAAEHIDDQVTKDQRIRKEVQRQTADGLGDFLFRSVPVEGFEERDEYFGIYIDISELKTYERRLEQQNERLEMFAGVVSHDLRNPLMVAQSGLEMVRQRLDDGQAIDSSALDIVVRSHERMDQLVDDLLTLARNNEQTLDPEPVSLAEMSRACWETVATDGATVEVETTERIRADESQLKHALENLIRNAVEHGGDDVTVTIGDTPDGFYVEDDGVGIPPDEREQVFEKGYSTTEGGTGFGLVIIQQVADAHGWEVEVTDTADDGVRFEFSGAETGD; encoded by the coding sequence ATGAGGGCCGAGACGCCCGAGGATGTCGCGACTATCGTCGTAGAGGCCGTCCGCGACATCCTCGACATCCCGGTCAACTCAGTCCACCTCCGGACGTCGTCGGCCGACCGTCTCGAACCGGTCGCATGGACCGACGAAGCCAGGGAGCTCGTCGGCCCGCTCCCGTCGTTCGAACCCGGACGCGGACTGGCCTGGCGGGTCTACGAATCGGGGACCATCGAGACGTTCGACGACGTCTCGACCATCGAGGACCGGTACAACCCCGAGACGAACGTCCAGAGCGAGATAATACTCCCGCTCAGAGAGCACGGCGTCTTGCTCGCCGGGTCAACGGCGGCCGCGGCGTTCGACGAGTCGGACGTCTCGCTGGCGAAGACGCTCACCGCCACGGCGACGGCGGCGCTGGAGCGCATCGAGCGCACGGAGGCGCTCGGACTCGAACGCCACCGGCTGCAGACGCTCTTCGAGATGGTGCCCGAACCGATCGTCCGGATCAGGCTCGAAGACGGGCACCCGGTGTTGGAAGACGGTAACCAGGCGTTCGAGGAGACCTTCGGACACTCGGTCGACGAGGCCGCCGGCGAGTCGATAAACGACCTCATCGTCCCGCCCGACCGACGGAGCGCCGCCGAGCACATCGACGACCAGGTGACGAAAGACCAGCGGATACGGAAGGAAGTGCAGCGCCAGACCGCGGACGGGCTGGGGGACTTCCTCTTCCGGTCGGTCCCGGTCGAGGGGTTCGAGGAGCGCGACGAGTACTTCGGCATCTACATCGACATCAGCGAGCTGAAGACCTACGAGCGGCGGCTCGAGCAGCAAAACGAACGCTTAGAGATGTTCGCCGGCGTCGTGAGCCACGACCTCCGGAACCCGCTGATGGTGGCCCAGTCGGGCCTCGAGATGGTCCGACAGCGACTCGACGACGGCCAGGCCATCGACAGTAGTGCTCTCGACATCGTCGTTCGATCCCACGAACGGATGGACCAGCTCGTCGACGACCTGCTGACGCTCGCTCGCAACAACGAACAGACGCTCGACCCGGAACCCGTCTCGCTCGCCGAGATGAGCCGAGCCTGCTGGGAGACCGTCGCGACGGACGGTGCGACGGTGGAGGTCGAGACGACGGAGCGGATCCGGGCCGACGAGAGCCAGCTCAAACACGCCCTGGAGAACCTCATCCGCAACGCGGTAGAACACGGTGGCGACGACGTGACCGTGACTATCGGCGACACGCCCGACGGATTCTACGTCGAGGACGACGGGGTGGGGATTCCACCCGACGAACGCGAGCAGGTGTTCGAGAAGGGGTACTCGACGACCGAGGGTGGGACGGGGTTCGGACTGGTGATAATCCAGCAGGTCGCCGACGCGCACGGCTGGGAGGTCGAGGTGACCGACACCGCGGACGACGGTGTGCGGTTCGAGTTCTCCGGGGCCGAGACCGGCGACTGA
- a CDS encoding DUF7261 family protein, whose translation MRRGQLVLVAAALVAVALAPVVLSYLQLGYHGDVRATADYDDPTTDARRVLDRAVATAQSGVAGEYSWSRRADAVARVRSELEPRLDRLRTSRVVSGTVHAVTYNGTVAEAWRTVHCPGGPDRQFGACVVDRGVVVQARTGRTHVVGVGFDLTTTTPRGETNVTVFVRPVGDRHERS comes from the coding sequence GTGAGACGCGGCCAGCTCGTCCTCGTGGCGGCGGCGCTCGTCGCGGTCGCACTGGCGCCCGTCGTCCTCTCGTATCTCCAGCTGGGCTACCACGGTGACGTCCGAGCGACGGCCGACTACGACGACCCGACGACGGACGCACGGCGCGTGCTCGACCGGGCGGTCGCGACCGCACAGTCTGGGGTGGCCGGGGAGTATTCCTGGTCACGCCGGGCGGACGCTGTGGCCCGCGTCCGCTCGGAACTCGAACCCAGGCTCGACCGACTGCGGACCTCCCGGGTCGTGTCCGGGACGGTACACGCTGTCACCTACAACGGAACCGTCGCCGAGGCGTGGCGTACTGTGCACTGTCCAGGCGGGCCGGACCGGCAGTTCGGCGCCTGTGTCGTCGACCGTGGGGTCGTCGTCCAGGCACGAACGGGGCGGACACACGTCGTCGGCGTCGGCTTCGACCTCACGACGACGACGCCACGGGGCGAGACGAACGTGACCGTTTTCGTCCGTCCGGTCGGTGACCGACACGAACGCTCCTAA
- a CDS encoding type II secretion system F family protein gives MTTDGGTLSLLDRGLYALFAHHADDDRHTATRSRYRAADPDTGFGLYVARLYGLSWLALVAGISVTATLVALAPQSAVDGVVSVARRSLPILNRVSLPAVPRLGLVLTGSSVAGLGCRAAVFRLGDRYLGWVAAGRRADIAATLPGAVRYLRVLASGTQDREAILRAVAQQEAYGETARAFRRALNRGALTGSLDEGLERVASETPSRDLLAPFLLKFKEHANQSSEALAGYLEMEGRLLAHQQSRRHERATGYLELLAELFVVLLVVPALVVLIVTVMSVLAPGLSASVSTPVGETTVRAAVVYGSAGFVLVTGLLASWLVHSLRPTNTAAPSYRRPEGPLPTLATALSNPASALLVVAPVGVVAAVALWSLGYRPLNVGLLSYVAVGLPVGAVAVRRARRDDAKDREIQDFVHAVAGHVALGRPFPDAVRRVAAEVELGALSDDVDALAFALGLGDTPSGDTANRRSAALEQFVDRVGTPLAEQTIGLVVGALDAGSDSEDVFETLQTEIGTLYHQRKSLRSALLVYVAVGWTTALLVLGITVAVNVYVLAEFAQLSAVADGSSVAFDPSAVDPQRARYRFYVVTQATMLACGWFAGTASRGVYEALLHSGGQVLIAYVVFAGVGLL, from the coding sequence ATGACGACTGACGGCGGGACCCTGAGCCTCTTAGACCGGGGGCTGTACGCCCTCTTTGCCCACCACGCGGACGACGACCGACACACCGCGACGCGGAGCCGGTATCGGGCGGCCGACCCCGACACCGGGTTCGGGCTCTACGTCGCGCGGCTCTACGGCCTCTCGTGGCTGGCGCTGGTCGCCGGCATCTCGGTGACGGCGACGCTCGTCGCGCTCGCCCCGCAGAGCGCCGTCGACGGGGTCGTCTCGGTGGCCCGTCGGAGCCTCCCGATTCTCAACCGCGTCTCGCTCCCGGCCGTACCCAGGCTCGGGCTCGTGCTCACCGGCAGCTCGGTGGCCGGGCTCGGGTGCCGAGCGGCGGTGTTCCGCCTCGGCGACCGGTACCTGGGGTGGGTCGCCGCCGGTCGACGGGCCGACATCGCCGCGACGTTACCCGGCGCGGTCCGGTACCTCCGGGTGCTCGCCTCGGGGACACAGGACAGGGAGGCGATACTCCGTGCGGTCGCCCAGCAGGAGGCCTACGGCGAGACGGCGCGCGCGTTCCGACGGGCGCTCAACCGGGGCGCACTGACCGGGAGCCTGGACGAGGGGCTCGAACGGGTGGCGAGCGAGACGCCATCACGGGACCTCCTCGCGCCGTTCCTCCTGAAGTTCAAGGAGCACGCCAACCAGAGCAGCGAGGCGCTTGCGGGCTACCTCGAGATGGAGGGGCGACTCCTCGCACACCAGCAGAGCCGGCGCCACGAGCGGGCGACCGGCTACCTCGAACTCCTCGCGGAGCTGTTCGTCGTCCTGCTGGTGGTGCCGGCGCTGGTCGTGCTCATCGTCACCGTCATGAGCGTCCTCGCGCCGGGGCTGTCGGCGTCGGTGTCGACCCCGGTCGGCGAGACGACGGTCAGGGCGGCCGTCGTCTACGGGAGCGCGGGGTTCGTGCTCGTGACGGGGCTGCTCGCGTCCTGGCTCGTCCACTCGCTGCGACCCACTAACACCGCGGCGCCAAGTTACCGCCGCCCCGAGGGTCCGCTTCCGACGCTCGCGACAGCGCTGTCGAACCCGGCGAGCGCGCTCCTCGTCGTCGCCCCGGTGGGGGTCGTCGCCGCGGTCGCCCTCTGGTCGCTCGGCTACCGGCCGCTGAACGTCGGCTTGCTGTCCTACGTTGCCGTCGGCCTCCCAGTGGGCGCCGTCGCTGTCCGCCGGGCCCGCCGCGACGACGCGAAAGACCGGGAGATACAGGATTTCGTCCACGCGGTCGCGGGCCACGTCGCCCTCGGCCGCCCGTTCCCGGACGCGGTCCGGCGGGTGGCGGCGGAGGTGGAACTCGGGGCGCTGTCCGACGACGTCGACGCACTCGCCTTCGCACTGGGACTGGGCGACACCCCGAGCGGCGACACGGCCAACCGGCGGTCGGCGGCGCTCGAACAGTTCGTCGACCGGGTCGGGACGCCGCTGGCCGAACAGACCATCGGGCTGGTCGTCGGCGCGCTCGACGCCGGGAGCGACAGCGAGGACGTCTTCGAGACGTTACAGACCGAGATCGGGACGCTCTATCACCAGCGCAAGTCGCTGCGTTCGGCCCTGCTGGTGTACGTCGCCGTCGGCTGGACGACGGCGCTGTTGGTGCTGGGCATCACCGTCGCGGTCAACGTCTACGTCTTAGCGGAGTTCGCCCAGCTGTCGGCCGTCGCCGACGGGTCGAGCGTCGCGTTCGACCCGTCCGCGGTCGACCCGCAGCGCGCGCGCTACCGCTTCTACGTCGTCACGCAGGCGACCATGCTCGCCTGTGGCTGGTTCGCCGGGACAGCCAGTCGCGGGGTCTACGAGGCGCTGCTGCACTCGGGCGGGCAGGTACTCATCGCCTACGTCGTCTTCGCGGGGGTGGGCCTGTTGTGA
- a CDS encoding DUF7262 family protein produces the protein MRRAQLPLSLVEVALGAVLILGVALGFALGTPAPDTRTPQLTAYAEDTATVLASESPRHGGTTRLREVVRSESAFERERAALDRRVDRILPENVMYRMTTPYGTVGFPKPGGVATGTATVPTGYGRVHIEVWYA, from the coding sequence ATGCGTAGGGCGCAACTCCCCCTCTCGCTCGTCGAGGTGGCGCTCGGGGCCGTGCTGATACTCGGGGTCGCGCTGGGGTTCGCACTCGGGACGCCCGCACCGGACACGCGGACGCCCCAGTTGACGGCGTACGCCGAGGACACGGCGACAGTGCTGGCAAGCGAGTCGCCGCGTCACGGCGGGACGACCCGGCTTCGAGAGGTGGTCCGAAGCGAGTCGGCCTTCGAGCGGGAGCGGGCGGCACTCGACCGTCGCGTCGACCGAATCCTTCCGGAGAACGTGATGTATCGGATGACGACACCCTACGGAACCGTCGGGTTCCCGAAGCCGGGCGGCGTGGCGACCGGGACGGCGACAGTACCGACTGGGTACGGCCGTGTCCACATCGAGGTGTGGTACGCGTGA
- a CDS encoding type II/IV secretion system ATPase subunit — protein sequence MSRRADTTQRPVVPTPVPPDDPTAWYSPDVREQDEVYPGVVVTVRRTGTEFRYEVREPRLSAPGSAALATVESHFEGANIQRPRTREGAVERMTGGFDPKHRRVIDRLVDCSPAVRRRVEYHALCSLSCLGDLTPYALDHRIDVADVTDDGVVVHTEDYAPAETALETDPAYIDRFASERVERHTVSFEGFEVPVVIYREHLLGSDPFTTKYAVQEPDLLPGDERLIEACKERIWETSVDGLVEDRTAFVRERARAHLARQLTVRNTTEWLDAVRYRVRSALAELDLAVPPVDHRFADDRLADLLYYVMRDLVGYGKLTVPIRDHTLEDIEANRVGERVKVLPRADLGHDGRVPTNLAFESESAFVNVVMQLAADDGTELNASNPSAKVNIDPDGDDAHDADETIRCAVALPTISEDGPHISIRKQSTDAMTPIDLVERDSLPTELVALLWLCYESHGVVLFSGPTGAGKTTLMNAHMPFVPYRDRPISMDEGSREVRIPHETGVSLTTREHERDHRRVTMADLMTQCNYLNPDVEVIAEINTPESFETFAEVLNTGHGVIGTTHADDIETLVNRIIEKGVPTYLLAEIDLVVFPRHVDGERYVGEVVEFVDEPRHRGDRSGTVEKGGTTVHWNSVCRRRPDGRYDFAYEHPQLGDDERSVETGILDRLATLRDEPVEDVEAALHRRHRYVQYLVREGITDFESLFEVLADLETNEAATVERLRRRAGESGPDHLEVRSDDD from the coding sequence ATGAGCCGTCGAGCGGACACGACCCAGCGGCCAGTGGTTCCGACACCGGTACCGCCGGACGACCCCACAGCATGGTACAGCCCGGACGTCCGGGAACAGGACGAAGTGTACCCCGGCGTCGTCGTCACCGTCCGTCGGACGGGAACCGAGTTCAGGTACGAGGTCCGCGAGCCGCGACTCTCGGCGCCGGGGTCGGCAGCACTCGCGACCGTCGAATCGCACTTCGAGGGGGCGAACATCCAGCGCCCGCGCACGCGCGAGGGCGCAGTAGAGCGCATGACCGGTGGCTTCGACCCGAAACACCGCCGGGTCATCGACCGGCTCGTCGACTGCTCGCCGGCCGTGCGACGACGCGTGGAGTACCACGCGCTGTGCTCCCTCTCCTGTCTGGGCGACCTGACGCCGTACGCGCTCGACCACCGCATCGACGTCGCGGACGTCACCGACGACGGCGTCGTCGTCCACACCGAGGACTACGCCCCGGCCGAGACGGCCCTCGAAACGGACCCGGCGTACATCGACCGGTTCGCCAGCGAACGCGTCGAGCGCCACACGGTCTCCTTCGAGGGGTTCGAGGTGCCGGTCGTAATCTACCGCGAGCATCTGCTCGGGTCGGACCCCTTCACCACCAAGTACGCCGTCCAGGAACCCGACCTGTTGCCCGGCGACGAGCGACTCATCGAGGCCTGCAAGGAGCGGATCTGGGAGACGAGCGTCGACGGCCTCGTCGAGGACCGCACCGCGTTCGTCCGCGAGCGGGCGCGGGCCCATCTCGCCCGGCAGCTCACCGTCCGCAACACCACCGAGTGGCTCGACGCCGTGCGCTACCGCGTTCGCTCGGCGCTAGCCGAACTCGACCTGGCGGTGCCACCGGTGGACCACCGCTTTGCCGACGACCGACTGGCGGACCTGCTGTACTACGTGATGCGCGACCTGGTCGGCTACGGCAAGCTCACGGTCCCGATTCGCGACCACACGCTGGAGGACATCGAGGCCAACCGGGTGGGCGAACGGGTGAAGGTCCTCCCGCGGGCCGACCTCGGCCACGACGGGCGGGTCCCGACGAACCTCGCCTTCGAGTCCGAGAGCGCCTTCGTCAACGTGGTGATGCAGCTGGCGGCCGACGACGGCACCGAGCTCAACGCCTCGAACCCGAGCGCGAAGGTCAACATCGACCCCGATGGCGACGACGCCCACGACGCCGACGAGACCATCCGGTGTGCGGTGGCGCTGCCGACCATCAGCGAGGACGGCCCGCACATCTCCATCCGCAAGCAGTCGACCGACGCGATGACGCCGATAGACCTCGTCGAGCGGGACTCGCTGCCGACGGAACTGGTCGCGCTGCTGTGGCTGTGCTACGAGTCACACGGCGTCGTGCTGTTCTCGGGGCCGACCGGCGCGGGGAAGACGACGCTGATGAACGCCCACATGCCGTTCGTCCCCTACCGCGACCGCCCCATCAGCATGGACGAGGGGTCACGCGAGGTGCGCATCCCACACGAGACGGGGGTGTCGCTGACCACCCGCGAACACGAGCGCGACCACCGGCGCGTGACGATGGCCGACCTGATGACCCAGTGTAACTACCTGAATCCCGACGTGGAGGTAATCGCCGAGATAAACACGCCCGAATCGTTCGAGACGTTCGCGGAAGTCCTGAACACGGGCCATGGCGTCATCGGGACCACCCACGCCGACGACATCGAGACGCTGGTCAACCGCATCATCGAGAAGGGCGTCCCGACCTACCTGCTCGCGGAGATCGACCTCGTCGTCTTCCCGCGCCACGTCGACGGCGAGCGGTACGTCGGCGAGGTCGTGGAGTTCGTCGACGAACCGCGCCACCGGGGCGACCGCTCGGGGACCGTCGAGAAGGGCGGGACGACCGTCCACTGGAACAGCGTCTGCCGGCGGCGACCGGACGGGCGGTACGACTTCGCCTACGAGCACCCGCAGCTCGGTGACGACGAGAGGAGCGTCGAAACGGGTATCCTCGACCGGCTCGCGACGCTCCGCGACGAACCCGTCGAGGACGTCGAGGCGGCGCTCCACCGCCGCCACCGGTACGTCCAGTACCTGGTTCGCGAAGGCATCACGGACTTCGAGTCGCTGTTCGAGGTGCTCGCGGACCTGGAGACCAACGAGGCCGCGACAGTCGAGCGGCTTCGGCGACGGGCCGGCGAGTCGGGCCCCGACCACCTGGAGGTCCGGAGCGATGACGACTGA
- a CDS encoding DUF7266 family protein has product MDSRAVSPVVEKLLALGIIVLYVGLLTTTLYGGTLPAYRAAVGTELGERTLAEATARVEQAVPPEARAGSARYRVDLPSTIGGAAYEIRTDGRTLVLVHPDPAVGGRTRPVLPDRVDALTGTWESGAETVVTVTGPPGELTVELEER; this is encoded by the coding sequence ATGGATAGCCGCGCGGTCAGCCCGGTCGTCGAGAAGCTGCTCGCGCTGGGCATCATCGTGCTGTACGTCGGCCTCCTGACGACGACGCTGTACGGGGGTACCCTCCCGGCGTACCGAGCGGCGGTCGGCACCGAGCTCGGTGAACGGACGCTGGCCGAGGCGACGGCGCGCGTCGAACAGGCCGTCCCGCCAGAGGCCAGGGCCGGGTCGGCACGGTATCGAGTCGACTTGCCGTCGACCATCGGCGGGGCGGCCTACGAGATTCGGACGGACGGGCGGACGCTGGTACTGGTGCATCCCGACCCCGCCGTGGGTGGCCGGACCCGGCCGGTGCTGCCCGACCGAGTCGACGCACTCACCGGAACCTGGGAGAGCGGGGCGGAGACGGTAGTGACGGTGACCGGGCCGCCGGGTGAGTTGACCGTCGAACTGGAGGAACGATGA
- a CDS encoding helix-turn-helix transcriptional regulator, with amino-acid sequence MDPDKNVFGDVQFLTGSSQRFAVLSALCASPARPCELCEQVDATRTTVQRILAGFRERQWVYKRDGEYHPTVTGRRILTQYRSLLTEADRARELAPIASYLNPIADQFPAALFTESTITRGSEQDPLAAVTRLIDRFRSAEGPVSALSPIVSQAFNDVGADLLDSDVEMTLVIDRGVVERSASSFPTALERGVEDGGIDVFVHETPLSFGLLLDDVGCCLAVYDDENNLRATIETADETVCDWAREQFERRRERAKPLPVLLTNSDD; translated from the coding sequence ATGGACCCCGACAAAAACGTGTTTGGGGACGTCCAGTTTCTCACTGGGTCCTCACAGCGGTTCGCCGTGCTGTCCGCACTGTGTGCGTCGCCGGCGCGACCCTGCGAGCTGTGCGAGCAGGTGGACGCGACGCGGACGACGGTCCAGCGCATCCTCGCCGGATTCAGAGAGCGCCAGTGGGTCTACAAACGCGACGGCGAGTACCACCCGACGGTGACGGGCCGCCGGATACTGACGCAGTATCGATCGCTGCTGACGGAGGCCGACCGAGCGCGGGAACTCGCCCCCATCGCGTCGTATCTGAACCCGATAGCCGACCAGTTCCCGGCCGCCCTGTTCACCGAGAGCACGATTACGCGAGGGTCCGAGCAGGACCCCCTCGCGGCGGTGACCCGACTCATCGATCGGTTCCGGTCGGCAGAGGGGCCCGTGAGCGCGCTCTCCCCCATCGTCTCACAGGCGTTCAACGACGTCGGGGCCGACCTGCTCGATTCGGACGTGGAGATGACGCTCGTTATCGACAGAGGCGTCGTCGAACGCTCGGCGTCGAGTTTCCCGACGGCGCTGGAACGAGGGGTCGAAGACGGCGGTATCGACGTTTTCGTCCACGAGACGCCACTCTCCTTTGGCCTGTTACTGGACGATGTGGGGTGTTGTCTGGCCGTCTACGACGACGAGAACAACCTCCGGGCGACGATAGAGACGGCGGACGAGACAGTCTGTGACTGGGCGCGAGAGCAGTTCGAACGACGCCGTGAGCGGGCGAAACCGCTCCCGGTGCTGCTGACGAACTCGGACGACTGA
- a CDS encoding DUF7263 family protein — MSAGVRRPPVVRRVRGQTTLPALALALVVLTVVTGLSLGMADAAITGADRSPDERRAAVGLAAHLVAPDGPLAVRENVLGKGRVDSFDGDDLNRVAPPTDDYALRVRLGGRTIARRGTLDGGTTARRIVLVERRVRETVTADLRDTPELTLPRRTGEATVTLTPPNGTTVWTVRATDRVVLHNKSGLEGRFELSLVPYETTTLRVRFAGPLDRGDVTVAYDAPRTTKATLAVTVDA, encoded by the coding sequence ATGAGCGCCGGCGTCCGCCGACCGCCCGTCGTTCGACGAGTGCGGGGACAGACGACCCTGCCGGCGCTGGCGTTGGCCCTCGTCGTCCTGACGGTGGTGACGGGGCTGAGCCTTGGGATGGCCGACGCCGCGATTACCGGGGCGGACCGCTCGCCGGACGAGCGCAGGGCGGCCGTCGGGCTCGCAGCCCACCTGGTCGCTCCGGACGGCCCGCTCGCCGTCCGAGAGAACGTCCTCGGGAAGGGGCGTGTCGATTCGTTCGACGGCGACGACCTCAACCGGGTAGCACCGCCAACCGACGACTATGCCTTGCGCGTGAGGCTCGGCGGACGGACGATAGCCCGCCGAGGGACTCTCGATGGCGGAACGACCGCCCGCCGAATCGTCCTGGTCGAGCGACGGGTCCGCGAGACGGTGACCGCCGACCTGCGCGACACACCGGAACTGACGCTCCCCCGACGGACCGGCGAGGCGACGGTGACACTCACGCCGCCCAATGGGACCACCGTCTGGACGGTCCGGGCCACCGACAGGGTCGTCCTCCACAACAAGAGCGGGCTCGAAGGCCGCTTCGAGCTGTCGCTCGTCCCCTACGAGACGACCACGCTCCGGGTCCGGTTCGCCGGCCCGCTCGACCGGGGCGACGTGACCGTCGCCTACGATGCCCCCCGGACGACCAAGGCCACGCTGGCGGTGACCGTCGATGCGTAG
- a CDS encoding DUF7289 family protein, protein MNRAGRRRGQSHVVGVVLLLGITTLALGGLTATVGTIVDGQTAAADEARVERAFGTQLRPVEHTGPNEARVRFSEGRLTTVEREVRITTPTGVVRTVDVGGLVYDSGEGRVAFLAGSVVRGTAGNAWLEHDPPVTVTRDETAVVVGAPRVGAQGQSVAGGGTSVRLRTNVSHERTTLGEAEYGVALETATPAPLARYFRGQNATTRTRDFDGDGVPSVVATYPGDRTLYLVVHDMRLEVAHG, encoded by the coding sequence GTGAACCGCGCTGGTCGGCGTCGCGGACAGTCCCACGTGGTCGGCGTCGTCCTGCTGCTCGGCATCACGACGCTCGCGCTGGGCGGTCTGACGGCGACGGTCGGGACCATCGTCGACGGACAGACCGCGGCGGCAGACGAGGCGCGGGTCGAGCGCGCGTTCGGGACCCAGCTCCGGCCGGTGGAACACACCGGCCCGAACGAAGCGCGGGTCCGGTTCAGCGAGGGCCGCCTGACGACCGTCGAGCGAGAGGTCAGAATCACGACGCCGACCGGGGTGGTTCGAACCGTCGACGTCGGCGGCCTGGTCTACGACTCCGGCGAGGGCCGCGTCGCGTTCCTGGCTGGAAGCGTCGTCCGCGGCACGGCGGGGAACGCCTGGCTCGAGCACGACCCGCCCGTGACAGTCACGCGGGACGAGACTGCAGTTGTCGTCGGCGCGCCACGAGTCGGAGCGCAGGGACAGAGCGTCGCTGGCGGCGGGACGTCGGTGCGACTCCGCACGAACGTCAGTCACGAGCGGACGACGCTGGGCGAAGCCGAGTACGGTGTCGCTCTGGAGACGGCCACGCCGGCACCGCTGGCCCGGTACTTCCGGGGGCAGAACGCGACGACGCGCACGCGGGACTTCGACGGCGACGGCGTCCCGAGCGTGGTCGCCACCTACCCCGGGGACCGGACGCTGTACCTCGTGGTCCACGACATGCGCCTGGAGGTGGCCCATGGATAG
- a CDS encoding HTH domain-containing protein encodes MSPPGREVKYTESDVIEVFKDRDDYAEPLTASEVADRLGCSRRTALNKLHSLAAETDVTSKKVGGRSRVWWIPVRTS; translated from the coding sequence ATGTCACCCCCCGGACGGGAAGTCAAGTACACTGAATCGGACGTCATCGAGGTGTTCAAAGACCGGGACGACTACGCAGAACCCCTGACGGCGTCGGAAGTTGCCGACCGGCTCGGCTGTTCGCGCCGGACCGCGCTGAACAAGCTCCACAGCCTGGCCGCGGAGACCGACGTCACCAGTAAGAAGGTCGGCGGTCGCTCGCGCGTCTGGTGGATTCCGGTCCGGACGAGCTAG
- a CDS encoding response regulator yields MSAAVGRPIRILHVDDDPELADLAGTLLEREDDQFRVDTAGSASEGLEHLEQHPVDCVVSDYDMPGRNGIDFLDAVRELDADLPFILFTGKGSEEVASEAISAGVTDYLQKESGTSQYAVLANRIGNAVEQ; encoded by the coding sequence ATGTCTGCTGCGGTCGGCCGCCCCATCCGAATACTCCACGTAGACGACGACCCCGAGCTCGCGGACCTGGCCGGTACGTTGCTCGAGCGGGAGGACGACCAGTTCCGGGTCGATACCGCCGGGTCCGCCAGCGAGGGGCTCGAACACCTCGAACAGCACCCGGTCGACTGTGTCGTCAGCGACTACGACATGCCCGGTCGCAACGGTATCGACTTCCTCGATGCGGTCAGGGAGCTGGACGCCGATTTACCGTTCATCCTGTTCACCGGGAAGGGAAGCGAAGAGGTGGCGAGCGAAGCTATCTCTGCCGGCGTGACCGACTACCTGCAGAAGGAAAGCGGGACGAGCCAGTACGCCGTTCTCGCGAACAGAATCGGGAACGCGGTCGAACAGTAA